The Bos taurus isolate L1 Dominette 01449 registration number 42190680 breed Hereford chromosome 18, ARS-UCD2.0, whole genome shotgun sequence genome has a window encoding:
- the LOC112442379 gene encoding LOW QUALITY PROTEIN: cationic amino acid transporter 3 (The sequence of the model RefSeq protein was modified relative to this genomic sequence to represent the inferred CDS: inserted 2 bases in 1 codon), whose product MSTMLGQYLRQFGQKLVRRKPQFREEPESSETPPPNTLDLVVIGLDNMLGAGIYILIGGVAKYIAGPAIILFLLVAGLTTLLSGLCYVELAAGVEKPGTVYFISYVTMGQLYAFITGWNLLLYLIIAIACIARAWSSIFDSLIGNHISEALEGTFSLQMPYFLASFPDFLALGLVLLLTGLLALRVYESTLIYKVFTGLNILVLSFIILSGFIKGDLHNWKLTEQDYTLAAAGSGDAYSLGLLGSGGFLPFAFDGILQGAATCFYAFVGFAGIVNAGRKASNPQWSMPLAVMISFFICFLVCFGVSAALTLMVPYYLIQLESPLPQAFIYVGWNSAKYVVAVGTLSILLYSLLSIMFIMSQLTYAMAEDGLLFRGLAWIPAHTDAHTIIIRTTYARIIVHTVAPTGTPIMAVLVPGTLAAVMALLFDFTDLVDLMSFQSLVAHSLVTFSVLVLRYQPAQNGSKKEKTEEETETKPEVEGGPLESEPEAGTSNILQSLWFPPSTIPTRKSGQIVYGCASLVVLLLIILSLILYRWSSQVFSGDPVLTTVALLLLLLITGVTLIIWRQPQNPSTLPFRVPALPALFLVSTFMNVYLMIQMTTRTWAQFGIWMAIGFAIYFGYGIQHSLGENNDQQPAASTSQXLNRNIPSHELS is encoded by the exons ATGTCTACGATGCTGGGTCAGTATCTTCGCCAGTTTGGTCAGAAGCTGGTCCGCAGGAAGCCACAGTTCAGGGAGGAACCTGAGAGTTCTGAGACCCCTCCTCCGAACACCCTGGACCTGGTGGTGATAGGTTTGGACAACATGTTGGGAGCTGGCATATACATCCTGATTGGAGGAGTGGCCAAATACATAGCTGGACCAGCAATCATCCTTTTCTTACTGGTGGCCGGCCTGACTACTCTGTTGTCTGGGCTGTGTTATGTCGAGTTGGCAGCTGGAGTAGAAAAACCTGGTACTGTGTATTTCATCAGCTATGTCACAATGGGACAACTGTACGCCTTCATCACTGGCTGGAACCTCTTACTCTATTTAATTATTG CCATTGCCTGTATAGCCCGGGCCTGGAGCTCCATCTTTGACAGCCTGATTGGGAACCACATCTCTGAGGCATTAGAGGGAACTTTCTCTCTGCAAATGCCCTACTTCCTGGCCTCATTTCCAGACTTTCTTGCCCTGGGCCTGGTGCTGCTGCTCACAG GACTCCTGGCTCTGAGAGTTTATGAGTCAACCCTGATTTACAAAGTGTTCACAGGCTTGAACATTTTGGTCCTCAGCTTCATCATCCTCTCTGGCTTCATTAAGGGAGACTTGCACAACTGGAAGCTCACGGAACAGGACTACACATTGGCTGCAGCTGGATCTGGTGATGCCTACAG CTTGGGCCTTCTGGGTTCTGGAGGGTTTCTGCCTTTTGCttttgatggaattctccagggagcaGCTACATGTTTCTACGCATTTGTTGGTTTTGCTGGCATTGTCAATGCAG GGAGAAAAGCCAGCAATCCTCAGTGGTCCATGCCCTTGGCTGTCATGATCTCCTTCTTCATCTGCTTTTTGGTGTGTTTTGGTGTCTCGGCGGCCCTCACCCTCATGGTGCCCTACTACCTGATTCAGCTTGAGAGCCCCTTGCCGCAGGCTTTCATCTATGTTGGGTGGAACTCTGCCAAATATGTTGTGGCTGTTGGCACCCTCTCCATTCTTTTATACAG CCTTCTGAGTATCATGTTTATCATGTCTCAGTTGACCTATGCAATGGCAGAGGATGGGCTCCTTTTCCGGGGACTTGCCTGGATCCCTGCCCACACCGATGCCCACACCATCATTATCCGCACCACCTATGCCCGCATCATTGTCCACACCGTTGCCCCCACAGGAACCCCCATCATGGCTGTCTTGGTTCCTGGAACTCTTGCAG CGGTCATGGCGTTACTCTTCGACTTCACTGACCTGGTGGACCTCATGTCATTTCAGTCCCTGGTTGCTCACTCCCTGGTGACATTTTCTGTCCTTGTCCTCAG GTATCAACCAGCCCAGAACGGAAGcaagaaggagaaaacagaggaggaaactgagacgaAGCCTGAAGTTGAAGGAGGTCCTTTGGAATCTGAACCTGAAGCAGGAACCTCAAACATTCTACAGAGTCTGTGGTTCCCTCCCAGCACCATCCCCACCCGGAAATCTGGCCAGATTGTCTATGGATGTGCCTCCCTGGTTg TTCTTCTGCTGATAATCCTGAGCCTGATCCTGTACCGTTGGTCCAGCCAGGTGTTCTCTGGAGACCCCGTGCTCACAACagtggctctgctgctgctgctgctcatcaCTGGGGTCACGCTCATCATCTGGAGGCAGCCCCAGAACCCCAGTACTCTTCCATTCAGG GTCCCTGCTTTGCCTGCCCTCTTCCTGGTGAGCACCTTTATGAATGTTTACTTAATGATTCAGATGACCACTCGGACCTGGGCCCAATTTGGCATCTGGATGGCGATTG GATTTGCCATATACTTTGGATATGGGATCCAACACAGCCTGGGGGAGAACAATGATCAACAGCCAGCAGCCTCCACTTCTCA ACTTAACAGAAACATCCCTAGTCATGAATTGTCTTAA
- the LOC513941 gene encoding cationic amino acid transporter 3, which yields MSTMLGQYLRQFGQKLVRRKPQFREEPESSETPPLNTLDLVVIGLDNMLGAGIYILIGGVAKYVAGPAIILFLLVAGLTTLLSGLCYVELAAGVEKPGTVYFISYVTMGQLYAFITGWNLLLYLIIAIACIARAWSSIFDSLIGNHISEALEGTFSLQMPYFLASFPDFLALGLVLLLTGLLALRVYESTLIYKVFTGLNILVLSFIILSGFIKGDLHNWKLMEQDYTLAAAGSGDAYSLGLLGSGGFVPFAFDGILQGAATCFYAFVGFAGIVNAGRKASNPQWSMPLAVMISFFICFLVCFGVSAALTLMVPYYLIQLESPLLQAFIYVGWNSAKYVMAVGTLSILLYSLLSIMFIMSQLTYAMAEDGLLFRGLAWIPVHTDAHTIIIRTTYARIIVHTVAPTGTPIMAILVPGTLAAVMVLLFDFTDLVDLMSFQSLLAYSLVTFSVLVLRYQPAQNGNKKEKTEEETETKPEVEGGPLESEPEVGTSNILQSLWFPPSTIPTRKSGQIVYGCASLVVLLLIILSLILYRWSSQVFSGDPVLTTVAVLLLLLITGVTVIIWRQPHNASTLPFRVPALPALFLVSTFMNVYLMIQMTTRTWAQFGIWMAIGFAIYFGYGIQHSLGENSDQQPAASTSQT from the exons ATGTCTACGATGCTGGGTCAGTATCTTCGCCAGTTTGGTCAGAAACTGGTCCGCAGGAAGCCACAGTTCAGGGAGGAACCTGAGAGTTCCGAGACTCCTCCTCTGAACACCCTGGACCTGGTGGTGATAGGTTTGGACAACATGTTGGGAGCTGGCATATACATCCTGATTGGAGGAGTGGCCAAATACGTAGCTGGACCAGCAATCATCCTTTTCTTACTGGTGGCCGGCCTGACTACTCTGTTGTCTGGGCTGTGTTATGTCGAGTTGGCAGCTGGAGTAGAAAAACCTGGTACTGTGTATTTCATCAGCTATGTCACAATGGGACAACTGTACGCCTTCATCACTGGCTGGAACCTCTTACTCTATTTAATTATTG CCATTGCTTGTATAGCCCGGGCCTGGAGCTCCATCTTTGACAGCCTGATTGGGAACCACATCTCTGAGGCATTAGAGGGAACTTTCTCTCTGCAAATGCCCTACTTCCTGGCCTCATTTCCAGACTTTCTTGCCCTGGGCCTGGTGCTGCTGCTCACAG GACTCCTGGCTCTGAGAGTTTATGAGTCAACTCTGATTTACAAAGTGTTCACAGGCTTGAACATTTTGGTCCTCAGCTTCATCATCCTCTCTGGCTTCATTAAGGGAGATCTGCACAACTGGAAGCTCATGGAACAGGACTACACATTGGCTGCAGCTGGATCTGGTGATGCCTACAG CTTGGGCCTTCTGGGTTCTGGAGGGTTTGTGCCTTTTGCttttgatggaattctccagggagcaGCTACATGTTTCTACGCATTTGTTGGTTTTGCTGGCATTGTCAATGCAG GGAGAAAAGCCAGCAATCCTCAGTGGTCCATGCCCTTGGCTGTCATGATCTCCTTCTTCATCTGCTTTTTGGTGTGTTTTGGTGTCTCGGCGGCCCTCACCCTCATGGTGCCCTACTACCTGATTCAGCTTGAGAGCCCCTTGCTGCAGGCTTTCATCTATGTTGGGTGGAACTCTGCCAAATATGTCATGGCTGTTGGCACCCTCTCCATTCTTTTATACAG cctTCTGAGTATCATGTTTATCATGTCTCAGTTGACCTATGCAATGGCAGAGGATGGGCTCCTTTTCCGGGGACTTGCCTGGATCCCTGTCCACACCGATGCCCACACCATCATTATCCGCACCACCTATGCCCGCATCATTGTCCACACCGTTGCCCCCACAGGAACCCCCATCATGGCCATCTTGGTTCCTGGAACTCTTGCAG CGGTCATGGTGTTACTCTTCGACTTCACTGACCTGGTGGACCTCATGTCATTTCAGTCCCTGCTCGCTTACTCCCTGGTGACATTTTCTGTCCTTGTCCTCAG GTATCAACCAGCCCAGAACGGAAAcaagaaggagaaaacagaggaggaaactgagacgaAGCCTGAAGTTGAAGGAGGTCCTTTGGAATCTGAACCTGAAGTAGGAACCTCAAACATTCTACAGAGTCTGTGGTTCCCTCCCAGCACCATCCCCACCCGGAAATCTGGCCAGATTGTCTATGGATGTGCCTCTCTGGTTg TTCTTCTGCTGATAATCCTGAGCCTGATCCTGTACCGTTGGTCCAGCCAGGTGTTCTCTGGAGACCCCGTGCTCACAACagtggctgtgctgctgctgctgctcatcaCTGGGGTCACGGTCATCATCTGGAGGCAGCCCCACAATGCCAGTACTCTTCCGTTCAGG GTCCCTGCTTTGCCTGCCCTCTTCCTGGTGAGCACCTTTATGAATGTTTACTTAATGATTCAGATGACCACTCGGACCTGGGCCCAATTTGGCATCTGGATGGCGATTG GATTTGCCATATACTTTGGATATGGGATCCAACACAGCCTGGGGGAGAACAGTGATCAACAGCCAGCAGCCTCCACTTCTCAGACTTAA